The sequence CATCGACAACATCCAGAACACCCAGGTTGGTGATGATGCGGTCGACCACGCCCTTGCCGGTCAGCGGCAGGGTGCATTCCTTCAGCACTTTGCTGTCGCCGTGCTTGTTGGTGTGATCCATTACCACGATCACGCGGCCGACGCCCGCGACCAGATCCATGGCGCCGCCCATGCCTTTGACCAGTTTGCCCGGGATCATCCAGTTCGCCAGATCGCCGTTCTCGGCCACTTCCATCGCGCCCAGGATCGCTGCTGCGATCTTGCCGCCGCGGATCATGCCGAAGGAGGTTGCGCTGTCGAAGTAGGAGGTGCGCGCCAGCTCGGTGATGGTCTGCTTGCCCGCGTTGATCAGGTCCGGATCCTCGTCGCCCTCATAAGGGAAGGGGCCCATGCCCAGCATGCCGTTCTCCGACTGCAGGGTGATGTCCTTGTCGCCCACGTAGTTTGCCACCAGCGTCGGAATGCCGATGCCGAGGTTCACATACATGCCG is a genomic window of Leisingera caerulea DSM 24564 containing:
- a CDS encoding CoA transferase subunit B is translated as MAWDRNQMAERAAQELEDGMYVNLGIGIPTLVANYVGDKDITLQSENGMLGMGPFPYEGDEDPDLINAGKQTITELARTSYFDSATSFGMIRGGKIAAAILGAMEVAENGDLANWMIPGKLVKGMGGAMDLVAGVGRVIVVMDHTNKHGDSKVLKECTLPLTGKGVVDRIITNLGVLDVVDGGLKIVELAEGVSEEELRSSTEATIVG